The Gemmatimonadota bacterium genome has a window encoding:
- a CDS encoding acetate--CoA ligase family protein yields the protein MSLPAPTAAELLRTARDSGVATLPEHEGMALLSSLGIPVPTHFIVPSPADIRQTLLNDLPGDRVVLKIISPEILHKTEVGGVAIVRKRLRDVRKAATEMVERVAGRPLSGLLLVRHVAHERMLGRELLVNLRWTEDFGPVVTLAAGGIHANFYSRHLRPGREVAIVSPGISSDEAIERAIHSTAVGALLTEGQRGGEAFLSLPRMRDLLRKFMGLAEDYMPDLLGELEINPLVVTAGGFQALDVLVRPAKSAPRPTTAPRPLHKLAHLFAPKSVAVVGVSQRMNPGRIILRNLLRDGFDPDGITIVKPGADHIDGCRCVPNLESLPERVDLVVLAIAAAQVPDAMSAILSGERAESVIVIPGGLEETQSGAEAARTLRAELAASRKTDWGGPVVNGGNCIGIRSAPGRYDTIFLPPHKLPAPDIPPAPVAVVSQSGAFAVARASRLPSVRPRYTVSVGNQTDLTIGDHVAYLAEDPQVELFAVYVEGFAPMDGRKFLRAAAEITASGRTVLLYRAGRTAAGALASASHTASIAGDAVVTRELADGAGIVSAETLADFEMLLELFTLFHGKTPGGRRIAALTNAGFECVAIGDNLHTLEMAELSKDTCAQLAALLDATGVSGLVDIHNPLDLTPMTGDEAYAEATRILMADPQVDAGVISCVPLTPALNTLAAGEGHNEDVARADSAASRLVELARASEKPWVAVVDSGELFDPMARVLRAGGIPVFREADRATRLLSIWCEARLAGA from the coding sequence TTGTCTCTCCCGGCTCCCACCGCCGCCGAACTTCTGCGCACCGCCCGCGACAGCGGGGTCGCCACTCTCCCGGAGCACGAGGGAATGGCGCTCCTTTCCTCGCTCGGGATTCCCGTGCCGACGCACTTCATCGTCCCCTCTCCCGCCGACATCCGCCAGACGCTTCTGAACGATCTTCCGGGAGATCGAGTGGTGCTGAAGATAATCTCCCCCGAAATCCTCCACAAGACCGAGGTGGGCGGGGTGGCCATCGTCCGGAAGCGGCTTCGCGATGTCCGCAAGGCGGCCACGGAAATGGTGGAGCGCGTCGCGGGAAGGCCCCTCAGCGGGCTCCTTCTCGTTCGGCATGTCGCCCACGAGCGCATGCTCGGCCGGGAACTCCTGGTGAACCTGCGCTGGACAGAGGATTTCGGCCCGGTGGTCACGCTCGCGGCAGGGGGGATTCACGCCAACTTCTATTCGCGGCATCTTCGTCCGGGTCGGGAAGTCGCCATCGTTTCGCCCGGGATCAGCTCGGACGAAGCCATCGAGCGCGCCATCCACTCGACCGCCGTGGGGGCGCTCCTCACCGAAGGCCAGCGCGGCGGCGAGGCTTTCCTCTCGCTCCCGAGAATGCGCGATCTCCTGCGGAAGTTCATGGGCCTTGCCGAGGACTACATGCCGGACCTTCTGGGCGAGTTGGAAATCAACCCGCTGGTCGTGACCGCGGGCGGGTTTCAGGCGCTGGATGTGCTCGTCAGACCGGCGAAGTCCGCCCCCCGCCCGACCACGGCGCCGCGGCCGCTTCACAAGCTCGCCCATCTCTTCGCGCCGAAGAGCGTGGCGGTGGTCGGCGTGTCGCAGCGCATGAACCCCGGGCGCATCATCCTGCGCAATCTCCTGCGCGATGGCTTCGACCCTGACGGCATCACGATCGTCAAGCCGGGCGCGGACCATATCGACGGGTGCCGATGCGTGCCGAATCTGGAATCGCTGCCGGAACGCGTGGACCTCGTGGTGCTGGCCATTGCCGCGGCGCAGGTTCCGGACGCCATGTCCGCCATCCTCAGCGGGGAACGCGCGGAGAGCGTCATCGTCATTCCGGGGGGGCTGGAGGAAACGCAGAGCGGCGCGGAAGCCGCTCGTACGCTTCGTGCGGAACTCGCGGCGTCCCGCAAGACCGACTGGGGCGGGCCGGTCGTCAACGGCGGCAACTGCATCGGCATCCGCTCCGCGCCCGGCCGCTACGACACCATCTTCCTGCCGCCGCACAAACTCCCCGCGCCGGACATTCCCCCCGCACCGGTCGCCGTGGTTTCGCAAAGCGGCGCGTTCGCGGTGGCTCGGGCCAGCCGTCTTCCTTCGGTCCGGCCCCGCTATACGGTTTCGGTCGGAAACCAGACGGACCTCACCATCGGAGATCATGTGGCCTACCTCGCGGAGGATCCACAGGTGGAACTCTTCGCGGTGTATGTGGAAGGGTTCGCGCCGATGGACGGGCGGAAGTTCCTGCGGGCCGCGGCGGAGATCACGGCCTCGGGCCGGACAGTCCTTCTCTACCGTGCGGGAAGGACGGCGGCCGGCGCGCTGGCATCGGCCAGCCATACCGCGTCCATCGCGGGAGACGCGGTCGTCACACGGGAACTTGCGGACGGAGCGGGCATCGTGTCGGCGGAGACGCTGGCGGACTTCGAGATGTTGCTGGAGCTCTTCACGCTGTTCCACGGAAAGACCCCTGGCGGGCGGCGCATCGCGGCGCTGACCAACGCGGGGTTCGAGTGCGTCGCCATCGGGGACAATCTCCATACGCTGGAGATGGCCGAACTCAGCAAAGACACCTGCGCACAGCTCGCCGCACTCCTCGACGCCACGGGAGTTTCAGGGCTCGTGGACATCCACAACCCGCTGGACCTGACCCCCATGACGGGTGATGAAGCCTACGCGGAAGCCACGCGCATTCTGATGGCGGATCCACAGGTGGACGCTGGCGTCATCAGTTGCGTACCGCTGACGCCCGCGCTCAACACGCTGGCCGCCGGAGAAGGCCACAACGAAGATGTGGCTCGCGCGGATTCAGCCGCATCCCGGCTGGTGGAACTGGCGAGAGCGTCGGAGAAGCCGTGGGTTGCGGTGGTGGACTCCGGCGAACTGTTTGACCCCATGGCGCGGGTTCTTCGCGCGGGCGGCATCCCCGTCTTCCGCGAAGCGGACCGCGCAACGCGCCTGCTCAGCATCTGGTGCGAGGCCCGACTGGCGGGCGCGTAG
- a CDS encoding type II toxin-antitoxin system VapC family toxin, with product MKIFFDSSAFAKRYVDEKGSDKVERLCGKASALALSVISPPEIVSALNRRLREGSLSRSQYRDAKARLSLEVADATIVNLLPAVVADAIRILETNPVRAMDALHVACALQWDTELFVSSDSRQLKAARKAKLRTRQV from the coding sequence ATGAAGATCTTCTTTGACTCCTCGGCCTTCGCAAAGCGTTATGTGGATGAGAAGGGGAGCGACAAGGTGGAGCGGTTGTGCGGAAAGGCCTCCGCGCTGGCGCTGTCGGTCATCAGTCCTCCGGAGATTGTCTCCGCGCTGAATCGCCGTCTGCGCGAAGGCTCTCTGTCGCGCAGCCAGTACCGGGACGCAAAGGCCCGGTTGTCGCTGGAAGTGGCCGACGCCACGATTGTGAACCTGCTTCCTGCCGTTGTGGCGGATGCGATCCGGATTCTGGAGACGAATCCAGTTCGGGCAATGGACGCTCTCCATGTGGCCTGCGCTCTCCAGTGGGACACGGAGCTGTTCGTCTCGTCAGACTCACGGCAGTTGAAGGCGGCCAGGAAAGCCAAGCTGCGGACCAGACAGGTCTGA
- a CDS encoding type II toxin-antitoxin system Phd/YefM family antitoxin, which translates to MKTVTFTEFRKNASGLFSDVERGEVFLVIRHGKPIAEVSPVRSSDSLPAWKQAALRLAVRGGALSAAILGERTDEDLL; encoded by the coding sequence ATGAAAACCGTGACATTCACGGAGTTTCGAAAGAACGCGTCGGGTCTCTTCTCCGATGTAGAGCGCGGAGAGGTGTTCCTTGTCATCCGGCACGGCAAGCCCATCGCCGAGGTGTCTCCCGTTCGCTCTTCCGACTCCCTGCCGGCCTGGAAGCAGGCTGCCCTGCGCCTCGCGGTCAGGGGAGGGGCGCTGTCGGCAGCGATTCTGGGAGAGCGTACCGATGAAGATCTTCTTTGA
- a CDS encoding methyltransferase, which translates to MESTPATSPDLTDLTVGHAVPGGACLARVSGRVVLVSGALPGERVRARVTREGKSLAEAVAVEIVEPHAGRREAPCPHASACGGCDFQHAEPSLQAEMKRSIIGDAYRRIAQMDVGELLEGPDPLAQETGTRNRIRLTYDPMGHPGLFRRGTHEVVPLDACPLLEMPAGEDLFAWARLAPPWHRVSLRMDSRDGGVVLFESPQGASDKARRRLERLTKGMERSPAVRGVLADRRPLGGDRELRFRVGGREFRADATSFFQGSLQGAEQLAREVARALGEDRDGVLMDLYAGVGLLSVLCGQGFDRVVATDTDRRALRFLRGNLRRAGVRAETRSETAARTLTSEPSSPSETIVIDPPRAGLDRETRAALIKRAPRRIVSVSCDPATGARDTKALIDAGWRLESLRAIDLFPVTAHVETVALFVR; encoded by the coding sequence ATGGAATCGACTCCCGCGACCAGCCCGGATCTCACGGACCTCACCGTCGGCCACGCCGTGCCTGGTGGTGCGTGCCTTGCGCGCGTCAGCGGGAGGGTCGTGCTGGTCAGCGGGGCTCTTCCGGGCGAACGCGTTCGCGCCCGTGTCACGCGGGAGGGGAAGTCGCTCGCCGAGGCCGTCGCGGTGGAGATCGTCGAACCCCACGCCGGGCGGCGCGAAGCCCCCTGCCCGCACGCGTCCGCTTGCGGAGGCTGCGACTTCCAGCACGCGGAACCGTCTCTTCAGGCGGAGATGAAGCGATCGATCATCGGCGACGCATACCGGCGTATCGCACAGATGGATGTCGGGGAACTGCTCGAAGGGCCGGACCCGCTCGCGCAGGAGACGGGGACGCGCAACCGGATCCGACTCACCTATGACCCGATGGGGCACCCCGGACTCTTCCGGCGCGGCACGCACGAAGTCGTCCCGCTGGACGCGTGCCCGCTGCTGGAGATGCCCGCTGGCGAAGACCTCTTCGCGTGGGCCCGGCTTGCGCCACCGTGGCACCGTGTTTCGCTCCGCATGGACTCGCGGGACGGGGGGGTGGTGCTCTTCGAGTCCCCGCAGGGCGCGTCCGACAAGGCCCGCCGCCGTCTGGAGCGGTTGACGAAGGGCATGGAGCGCTCGCCCGCCGTGCGTGGCGTTCTCGCCGATCGGCGCCCGCTGGGTGGTGACCGCGAACTTCGGTTCCGCGTGGGGGGGCGGGAGTTTCGTGCCGACGCCACCTCGTTCTTTCAGGGAAGTCTCCAGGGAGCGGAGCAACTGGCCCGGGAGGTGGCGCGCGCTCTCGGAGAGGATCGCGATGGAGTCCTCATGGATCTGTACGCGGGGGTCGGGCTGCTTTCGGTGCTGTGCGGGCAGGGATTTGATCGCGTGGTGGCGACGGACACGGACCGGCGTGCGCTCCGGTTCCTCCGGGGGAACCTGCGTCGTGCGGGCGTGCGTGCGGAGACGCGGTCGGAGACGGCGGCGCGGACGCTCACTTCGGAGCCGTCCTCCCCGAGCGAGACCATTGTGATCGACCCCCCGAGAGCCGGACTGGATCGCGAGACCCGCGCCGCGCTGATAAAGCGTGCCCCGCGCCGGATCGTCTCCGTGTCCTGCGACCCCGCGACCGGCGCCCGCGACACCAAAGCGCTGATCGACGCGGGCTGGCGGCTGGAGAGCCTGCGCGCGATCGATCTCTTCCCGGTGACCGCACATGTGGAGACGGTGGCTCTCTTCGTGCGCTAG
- a CDS encoding aldo/keto reductase family protein, whose translation MGYRRVGASGLRVSEIALGSWLTYGASVADSTAQACIREAIESGVIFLDTADVYNHGAAEELLGRMLADYQRSDLVLATKAFFPMSENPNDRGLSRKHLFESVHASLRRLRTDYIDLYQCHRFDPDTPVSETVRAMDDLVTSGKILYWGVSLWSAAQIAEAVEIARHTGAAPPVSNQPPYNMLQRSIEEDVLPLCRREGVGQVVYCPLSQGLLTGKYAGGKLPEGSRAADEKAGQFLRPRMTPANHEQVDRLAKLAAEAGLSLVQLALAWVLRDDCVAAAIIGATTPEQVRENVAASGIRLDEDFLYRVEMVLSAS comes from the coding sequence ATGGGCTACCGGCGCGTCGGCGCGTCGGGTCTGCGCGTAAGCGAGATTGCGCTCGGCAGCTGGCTCACCTATGGCGCTTCCGTGGCCGACTCCACCGCGCAGGCGTGCATTCGGGAAGCCATCGAATCGGGTGTGATCTTTCTCGACACGGCGGATGTCTACAACCACGGCGCCGCCGAGGAACTTCTGGGGAGGATGCTCGCGGACTACCAGCGCAGCGACCTGGTGCTGGCGACGAAGGCGTTCTTCCCGATGTCGGAGAATCCCAACGACCGCGGACTCTCTCGAAAGCACCTCTTCGAATCGGTCCATGCCAGCCTTCGCAGGCTTCGCACCGACTACATCGACCTCTACCAGTGTCACCGCTTCGACCCGGATACGCCCGTCTCGGAGACGGTGCGCGCCATGGACGACCTGGTTACCTCAGGGAAAATCCTCTACTGGGGGGTGTCGCTCTGGTCCGCTGCGCAGATCGCCGAAGCCGTGGAGATTGCACGACACACCGGCGCCGCGCCGCCCGTCTCCAACCAGCCGCCCTATAATATGCTGCAGCGATCCATCGAGGAGGATGTTCTCCCGCTCTGCCGCAGAGAGGGGGTCGGGCAGGTGGTGTACTGCCCGCTCTCGCAGGGCCTCCTGACGGGGAAGTATGCGGGCGGGAAACTTCCCGAAGGGTCGCGCGCGGCCGACGAGAAGGCCGGGCAGTTCCTTCGCCCGAGGATGACTCCCGCAAACCATGAGCAGGTGGATCGCCTCGCGAAGCTCGCGGCGGAGGCCGGGCTGTCGCTGGTGCAGTTGGCGCTGGCGTGGGTTCTGAGGGACGACTGCGTCGCGGCCGCGATCATCGGCGCGACGACACCGGAGCAGGTGCGCGAAAATGTGGCCGCCTCCGGAATCCGGCTCGACGAGGACTTCCTCTACCGCGTGGAAATGGTGCTCTCCGCAAGCTGA